The Pseudomonas parafulva genome window below encodes:
- a CDS encoding efflux transporter outer membrane subunit, which translates to MSRQPAVTLLLAALLSGCTLGPDFQRPDSQAPQQWGAVQGEQAASQPLAEPLQQRWWESFHDPRLSALIEQVAARNLDLQMASARLLQSRALRSSVAADQAPSVAAEAGYSRSRNSAEGLNDPSGNAGKSAYNLWQGDLVAGWELDLWGRVRRQVEAADANVAVAENDRNAVLLALLAETAGDYIQLRAVQHTLQITEDNLDLARHSLTLSEQRQAEGVATRLDVAQANAQVAMIEARLPTLQARRDDLINALSLLAAEPPRSLQSTLLAPGELPAPQQRFAIGIPSQLAERRPDIRQAEARLHAATASIGVAKADFYPSIRLSGSAGFQSLQLADFGAWDARRFAFGPQVSLPIFEGGRLTGQLHLREAQQQEAALNYRKVVLGAWHEIDDVLRLYNASQLRRDHLAEAVQQNRIALETAQRQYVEGAVDFLNVLSVQSALLASEEQWIDSSAAVSQALVGLYKALGGGWQAFDLG; encoded by the coding sequence ATGAGCCGCCAGCCAGCCGTCACCCTGTTACTCGCCGCGCTGCTCAGCGGCTGCACCCTGGGCCCGGACTTCCAGCGCCCCGACAGTCAGGCGCCGCAGCAGTGGGGCGCCGTGCAAGGCGAGCAGGCCGCCAGCCAACCCCTGGCCGAGCCGCTGCAACAGCGTTGGTGGGAGAGCTTCCACGACCCGCGCCTGAGTGCCCTGATCGAGCAGGTGGCGGCCCGCAACCTGGATCTGCAGATGGCCAGTGCACGCCTGCTGCAGAGCCGGGCGCTGCGCAGCAGCGTGGCCGCCGACCAGGCGCCGTCGGTGGCGGCCGAGGCCGGCTACAGCCGCTCGCGCAACAGCGCCGAGGGCCTGAACGATCCGTCCGGCAACGCCGGCAAGTCGGCCTACAACCTCTGGCAGGGGGATCTGGTGGCCGGCTGGGAGCTGGACCTGTGGGGGCGCGTGCGGCGTCAGGTGGAGGCGGCCGATGCCAATGTCGCGGTGGCCGAGAACGACCGCAATGCCGTGCTGCTGGCACTGCTGGCCGAAACCGCTGGCGACTACATTCAGTTGCGCGCCGTGCAGCACACCTTGCAGATCACCGAGGACAACCTCGACCTGGCCCGGCACAGCCTGACACTCTCCGAACAGCGCCAGGCCGAAGGCGTCGCCACCCGGCTCGACGTGGCCCAGGCCAACGCCCAGGTGGCGATGATCGAGGCGCGGCTGCCGACCTTGCAGGCGCGTCGCGACGACCTGATCAATGCCCTCAGCCTGCTGGCCGCCGAACCGCCGCGCAGCTTGCAGAGCACCCTGCTGGCGCCCGGCGAGCTGCCGGCGCCGCAGCAGCGCTTCGCCATCGGCATCCCGTCGCAACTGGCCGAGCGGCGCCCGGACATCCGCCAGGCCGAGGCCCGTCTGCACGCTGCCACCGCCAGCATCGGGGTGGCCAAGGCCGACTTCTACCCGAGCATTCGCTTGTCCGGCAGCGCCGGGTTCCAGTCGCTGCAGCTCGCCGACTTCGGCGCCTGGGATGCGCGGCGCTTCGCCTTCGGGCCGCAGGTGTCGCTGCCGATCTTCGAAGGTGGACGGCTCACAGGGCAGTTGCACTTGCGCGAGGCCCAGCAACAGGAAGCGGCGCTGAACTACCGCAAGGTGGTGCTCGGCGCCTGGCACGAGATCGACGATGTGCTGCGCCTGTACAACGCCAGCCAGTTGCGGCGCGACCATCTGGCCGAAGCGGTGCAGCAGAACCGCATCGCGCTGGAAACGGCGCAGCGTCAGTACGTGGAAGGGGCGGTGGACTTTCTCAACGTGCTGTCGGTGCAGTCGGCGCTGCTGGCCAGCGAAGAGCAGTGGATCGACAGTTCGGCGGCGGTGTCGCAGGCGCTGGTGGGGCTATACAAGGCGCTCGGTGGCGGCTGGCAGGCGTTCGATCTGGGTTGA
- a CDS encoding HlyD family secretion protein, protein MTHTRKTLIIAAVLAVALLAAVVGPWLLGSDHQQRTNDAYVTADYTVVAPKVAGFVKQVLVEDNQQVKAGQLLATLDARDYQAALDAAQAQLLVAKAQSLDARATLDRQAALIAQAEAAVKAAQAEVGFADHEVTRYSRLAEQGAGTVQNAQQARSRVDQARARLANAQAALLATRKQVDILQAQVASADGQLKRAEAGVEKAELDLSYTRIVAPVDGMVGERALRVGAYVNPGARLLSVVPLQQAYVVGNFQETQLTHVQPGQAVRISVDTFSGETLHGRVESIAPATGVTFAAVKPDNATGNFTKVVQRIPVRIVFDDDQPLRERLRVGMSVEATIDTQDDGLAGKQVSAR, encoded by the coding sequence ATGACCCACACGCGCAAGACACTCATCATCGCGGCGGTGCTCGCCGTGGCCCTGCTGGCCGCCGTGGTCGGCCCCTGGCTGCTGGGCAGCGACCACCAGCAGCGCACCAACGACGCCTACGTCACCGCCGACTACACCGTGGTCGCGCCGAAGGTGGCGGGCTTCGTCAAGCAGGTGCTGGTGGAGGACAACCAGCAGGTCAAGGCTGGTCAGTTGCTGGCCACCCTCGACGCCCGCGATTACCAGGCCGCGCTGGATGCCGCCCAGGCCCAGTTGCTGGTGGCCAAGGCGCAGAGCCTGGATGCCCGCGCCACCCTGGATCGTCAGGCGGCGCTGATCGCCCAGGCCGAGGCGGCGGTGAAGGCGGCGCAGGCCGAAGTCGGCTTCGCCGACCATGAAGTGACCCGTTACAGCCGCCTGGCCGAGCAGGGCGCCGGCACGGTGCAGAACGCCCAGCAGGCGCGCAGCCGGGTCGACCAGGCGCGGGCACGGCTGGCCAACGCCCAGGCGGCGCTGCTGGCCACGCGCAAGCAGGTGGACATTCTCCAGGCCCAGGTCGCCAGTGCCGACGGCCAGCTCAAACGCGCCGAGGCCGGGGTGGAGAAGGCCGAGCTGGACCTGTCCTATACGCGCATCGTCGCGCCAGTGGACGGCATGGTCGGCGAACGCGCGTTGCGCGTGGGCGCCTACGTCAATCCAGGCGCGCGCTTGCTGTCGGTGGTGCCGCTGCAGCAGGCCTACGTCGTGGGCAACTTTCAGGAAACCCAGCTCACCCACGTCCAGCCGGGCCAAGCGGTGCGCATCAGCGTGGATACTTTTTCGGGCGAAACCTTGCACGGGCGGGTCGAGAGCATCGCTCCGGCCACCGGTGTGACCTTTGCCGCCGTCAAGCCCGACAACGCCACCGGCAATTTCACCAAGGTGGTGCAGCGCATCCCGGTGCGCATCGTTTTCGATGACGACCAGCCCTTGCGCGAGCGCCTGCGGGTGGGCATGTCGGTGGAGGCGACCATCGATACGCAGGATGACGGCCTCGCCGGTAAACAGGTGAGCGCACGATGA
- a CDS encoding MFS transporter, with product MSALTAPAIAAPVAAAPAQSPFGLRVVVGLFGVLLAVLCAGLNEGVTKIALADIRGAMGIGADEGAWLLAVYAAASVSAMAFSPWLATTFSLRRFTLIAIAAFAGLGLVQPFAPNLHSLMLLRVLQGFASGALPPMLMSVALRFLPPGIKVYGLACYALTATFGPNLGTPLAGLWTEYVGWQWAFWQIILPSLLAMGCVAWGLPQDPLRLERFAQFDWRGVLLGLPAISSLVLGLSLGDRWGWFDSPLICWLLGGGSLLLVLFLYNEWSEPLPFFQLRLLSRRNLSFALVTLAGVLIVLSGVASIPSAYLAQIQAYRPAQTSPLMLLVALPQLLALPLTAALCNIRAVDCRWVLATGLAMLAASCLGSSLLTSQWIRGDFYPYYLLQVFGQPMAVLPLLMLSTTGMSPQDGPFASAWFNTVKGLSAAVAVGLLDALGTLRRHFHSNHLVDSLGNAPLVDDTAANLAGRLHQQALVLTSADLYLVMAAVAVALICLIPFVPTRVYPPRAVA from the coding sequence ATGAGTGCCCTGACCGCACCTGCTATCGCCGCCCCGGTGGCCGCAGCGCCTGCGCAGTCGCCGTTTGGCCTGCGGGTGGTGGTGGGGCTGTTCGGCGTGCTGCTGGCGGTGCTGTGTGCCGGGCTCAATGAGGGGGTGACCAAGATTGCCCTGGCCGATATACGCGGGGCCATGGGCATCGGCGCCGATGAAGGGGCCTGGCTGCTGGCGGTGTATGCCGCGGCGTCGGTGTCCGCCATGGCCTTTTCGCCCTGGCTGGCCACCACCTTTTCCTTGCGCCGTTTCACCCTCATCGCCATTGCCGCCTTTGCCGGGCTCGGCCTGGTGCAGCCGTTCGCCCCCAACCTGCACAGCCTGATGCTGCTGCGCGTGTTGCAAGGCTTCGCCTCCGGCGCATTGCCGCCGATGCTGATGAGCGTGGCGCTGCGTTTTCTGCCGCCGGGGATCAAGGTCTATGGGCTGGCCTGCTATGCCCTCACCGCCACCTTCGGGCCGAACCTGGGCACGCCGCTGGCCGGGCTGTGGACCGAGTACGTCGGCTGGCAGTGGGCGTTCTGGCAGATCATCCTGCCGTCGCTGCTGGCCATGGGCTGCGTGGCCTGGGGGTTGCCGCAGGATCCGCTGCGCCTGGAACGCTTCGCCCAGTTCGACTGGCGCGGCGTGCTGCTGGGTTTGCCGGCCATCAGCAGCCTGGTGCTGGGCCTGTCGCTGGGCGACCGCTGGGGCTGGTTCGACTCGCCGCTCATCTGTTGGCTGCTCGGCGGGGGCAGCCTGCTGCTGGTGCTGTTCCTGTACAACGAATGGTCCGAACCGCTGCCGTTCTTCCAGTTGCGCCTGCTGTCGCGGCGCAACCTGAGTTTTGCCCTAGTGACGCTGGCCGGGGTGCTGATCGTGCTCTCCGGGGTGGCCAGCATTCCTTCGGCCTACCTGGCGCAGATCCAGGCCTATCGCCCGGCGCAGACCAGCCCGCTGATGCTATTGGTGGCGCTGCCGCAACTGCTGGCCCTGCCGCTCACCGCCGCGCTGTGCAATATCCGCGCGGTGGACTGCCGCTGGGTGCTGGCGACCGGGCTGGCGATGCTCGCGGCTTCGTGCCTGGGCAGCAGCCTGCTGACCAGCCAGTGGATTCGTGGCGACTTCTACCCGTATTACCTGTTGCAGGTGTTCGGTCAGCCGATGGCGGTGCTGCCGCTGCTGATGCTCTCCACCACCGGCATGAGTCCGCAGGATGGCCCGTTCGCCTCGGCCTGGTTCAACACGGTCAAAGGGCTGTCGGCAGCGGTCGCAGTCGGCCTGCTCGATGCGCTGGGCACCCTGCGCCGGCATTTCCATTCCAACCACCTGGTCGACAGCCTGGGTAACGCGCCGCTGGTGGACGACACGGCGGCCAACCTGGCCGGGCGCCTGCATCAGCAGGCCCTGGTGCTGACCAGTGCCGACTTGTACCTGGTGATGGCGGCTGTCGCCGTTGCCCTGATCTGCCTGATTCCCTTCGTGCCTACCCGGGTCTACCCACCCCGTGCCGTGGCCTGA
- a CDS encoding LysR family transcriptional regulator, with product MQLPDMNLLVALDALLDEGSVVGAAQRMNLSPAAMSRTLGRIREALGDPILVRAGRGLVPTPRAMALRDQVRALVEQAGLVFNSGEDVDLLGLERTFNIRTNDLFVALYGARLLHVMQEQAPRTVLRFVPEAHGDDDLVLRQGQIDLVVSSSIDLGPEIKVQHLFDTHFVGLAREQHPIFAQPITPERFTLYPQISVSRRGRASGPIDVELANHKLQRRIALITPSFHSAMFSLPVSDLILPMPANILGNVLEFGLPLRAFEIPVPLEKVRVMQAWHPRFDNDPAHRWLRRTVKDCAA from the coding sequence ATGCAACTTCCGGACATGAACCTGCTGGTCGCCCTCGACGCTTTGCTCGACGAGGGCAGCGTGGTGGGCGCAGCGCAGCGTATGAACCTGAGCCCTGCCGCCATGAGCCGGACCCTGGGGCGCATTCGCGAGGCGCTCGGCGACCCGATCCTGGTGCGCGCCGGGCGCGGTCTGGTGCCTACCCCCCGGGCGATGGCCCTGCGCGATCAGGTGCGGGCGCTGGTGGAGCAGGCCGGACTGGTGTTCAACAGCGGCGAGGACGTAGACCTGTTAGGCCTGGAGCGCACGTTCAATATCCGCACCAACGACCTGTTCGTCGCCTTGTACGGCGCACGCCTGCTGCATGTCATGCAGGAACAGGCGCCGCGCACGGTGCTGCGCTTCGTGCCGGAGGCGCACGGCGACGACGACCTGGTGCTGCGTCAGGGCCAGATCGACCTGGTGGTGAGTTCGAGCATCGACCTGGGCCCGGAGATCAAGGTGCAGCATCTGTTCGACACCCATTTCGTCGGTCTGGCCCGCGAGCAGCATCCGATCTTCGCGCAGCCCATCACCCCCGAGCGCTTCACCCTGTATCCGCAGATCAGCGTCTCGCGCCGTGGCCGCGCCAGTGGCCCGATCGACGTGGAGCTGGCCAACCACAAGCTGCAACGGCGCATCGCGCTGATCACCCCCAGCTTCCACTCAGCGATGTTCTCGCTGCCAGTGTCTGACCTGATCCTGCCGATGCCGGCCAACATCCTCGGCAATGTCCTGGAATTCGGCCTGCCGCTGCGCGCCTTCGAGATCCCGGTCCCCCTGGAAAAAGTGCGAGTGATGCAAGCCTGGCACCCCCGCTTCGACAACGACCCCGCCCACCGCTGGCTACGCCGCACCGTCAAGGACTGCGCCGCCTAG
- a CDS encoding universal stress protein, whose translation MPQPILIAIDASPASTALIDLARRYCRPDQHRLHVLLAIDPTFAVHARPATYSEEEREEYPAACDEQQLAERALQQAVATLREAGFDCESAMVAGQPQDAIVAKAQALDCALIVMGHRHLSRLGRLLDPSISAKVIDRVKVPVLVCPAS comes from the coding sequence ATGCCTCAGCCGATCCTCATCGCCATCGACGCCTCCCCCGCCAGCACTGCGCTGATCGACCTCGCGCGTCGCTACTGCCGTCCCGACCAACACCGCCTGCACGTGCTCCTGGCCATCGACCCGACCTTCGCCGTGCACGCGCGCCCGGCGACCTACTCCGAAGAGGAGCGCGAGGAATATCCTGCGGCCTGCGACGAGCAGCAACTGGCCGAGCGCGCCCTGCAGCAGGCCGTGGCCACCTTGCGCGAGGCGGGCTTCGACTGCGAGAGCGCCATGGTCGCTGGGCAGCCACAGGACGCTATCGTCGCCAAGGCCCAGGCACTGGACTGCGCCCTGATCGTCATGGGCCACCGGCACCTGTCGCGGCTGGGGCGACTGCTGGACCCGTCGATCAGTGCCAAGGTGATCGACCGGGTGAAGGTGCCGGTGCTGGTCTGCCCCGCGTCCTGA
- a CDS encoding efflux RND transporter periplasmic adaptor subunit produces the protein MKKFFSLLATLLVLTAAVVIGRQLWLHYMTTPWTRDGRVRADIINVAADVPGYVVEVPVHDNQRVKKGDVLIRIDPEHYRVALDQARALVASRKATWEMRKDNARRRADLDNLVISKENRDDASNLANAALADYQQAQAQLAAAELNLKRTEILASVDGYVTNLNVHQGDYARTGEAVMAVVDEQSFWVYGFFEETKLPHVKPGDRAELQMMSGEVLQGHVQSIARGIYDRDNPQSRELVADVNPTFNWVRLAQRVPVRIHIDEVPEGYLLAAGTTCTVVVTPSIED, from the coding sequence ATGAAAAAGTTCTTCAGCCTGCTGGCCACCTTGCTGGTGCTCACCGCTGCGGTGGTGATCGGTCGCCAGTTGTGGCTGCACTACATGACCACCCCCTGGACCCGCGATGGCCGCGTACGCGCCGACATCATCAACGTCGCTGCCGACGTACCTGGCTATGTGGTCGAGGTGCCGGTGCACGATAACCAGCGGGTGAAGAAGGGCGATGTGCTGATTCGCATCGACCCCGAGCATTACCGGGTGGCGCTGGATCAGGCGCGCGCGTTGGTGGCTTCGCGCAAGGCCACTTGGGAGATGCGCAAGGACAACGCCCGCCGCCGCGCCGATCTGGACAACCTGGTGATCTCCAAGGAGAACCGCGACGACGCCAGCAACCTCGCCAACGCCGCGCTGGCCGATTACCAGCAGGCCCAAGCGCAGTTGGCGGCGGCTGAGCTGAACCTCAAGCGCACCGAGATCCTCGCCAGCGTCGACGGCTACGTGACCAACCTCAACGTTCATCAGGGCGACTACGCCCGCACCGGCGAGGCGGTGATGGCGGTGGTGGACGAGCAGTCGTTCTGGGTCTACGGGTTCTTCGAGGAGACCAAGCTGCCCCATGTGAAGCCGGGCGATCGGGCCGAGTTGCAGATGATGAGCGGCGAGGTGCTGCAGGGGCATGTGCAGAGCATCGCCCGAGGTATCTACGACCGCGACAACCCGCAGAGCCGCGAGCTGGTCGCGGACGTCAACCCGACCTTCAACTGGGTGCGCCTGGCCCAGCGGGTGCCAGTGCGCATTCACATCGACGAGGTGCCCGAGGGCTATCTGCTGGCGGCGGGCACCACCTGTACGGTGGTGGTGACGCCGAGCATTGAAGACTGA
- a CDS encoding DUF1656 domain-containing protein: protein MPREIAFHGVYLPTMTLMFLLAAGLAWGLDRFIASHDGYRFFWHPALLRLSLFVCLFGVMALSVYW from the coding sequence ATGCCCCGTGAGATCGCCTTCCATGGCGTGTACCTGCCCACCATGACCTTGATGTTCCTGCTCGCTGCGGGCCTGGCCTGGGGCCTGGACCGCTTCATCGCCAGCCATGACGGTTACCGTTTTTTCTGGCACCCGGCGCTGCTGCGCCTGTCCCTGTTCGTCTGCCTGTTCGGCGTGATGGCGCTGTCGGTCTACTGGTGA
- a CDS encoding FUSC family protein, which yields MRDWLARLEWRRGFFAWARTDGVTWIYIFKVLAAAFLTLWLAMRLELPQPRTAMITVFIVMQPQSGHVFAKSFYRLLGTLAGSAMMVTLIALFPQNTELFLPSLALWVGLCSAGAMRYRTFRAYGFVLAGYTAAMIGLPVLQHPDQAFMAAVWRLLEISLGILVSTLVSAAILPQSASAAMRHALYQRFGVYAGVMVEALRGHSERAQLETRNVRFIAEAVGLESLRNVTAFEDPHMRRRSGRLMRMNSEFMAITTRFNALHRLLERLRARGPAQIVVAIEPGVQTLVALLEPYVNRYLTDPDALRLTLELAAYKDGLQTQVRSLRAAYLETSPSEADLLDFHTTYELLYRLIDELYSYAQTHASLAAHNHERERWDEPYVAQTSWLVSLAAGVRGAAVLLLLGSYWLLSDWPSGAMMTLVATVTAGLSAASPNPRRMAFQMACGTLLGAFIGFFETFFVFPWIDGFTLLCLVLAPVFALGAFLASRPAYAGYGVGLLVFFSIGSVPNNLTVYDPYSFINDYLGMVIGMLVCAAAGAIILPPNSRWLWSRLQQALREQVLFAIGGRLRGLGSAFESRTRDLLHQAYGLAAGKPQVQAELMDWMFVVSEVGHAIIELRKEQANAPVHPAYAESQAWRQAIRVMGRALARLFLQPSAANHERALVAVDHAISRVQATDEPFARHFDTSVLRRAQSYLHFIRSSLLDPQSPLAPAKGLHHAP from the coding sequence ATGAGGGACTGGCTGGCGCGCCTTGAGTGGCGCCGCGGTTTCTTCGCCTGGGCGCGCACCGACGGCGTCACCTGGATCTACATCTTCAAAGTGCTGGCCGCCGCCTTCCTGACCCTCTGGCTGGCCATGCGCCTGGAATTGCCGCAGCCGCGCACGGCGATGATCACGGTGTTCATCGTCATGCAGCCGCAGAGTGGTCATGTGTTCGCCAAGAGCTTCTACCGCCTGCTTGGCACCCTGGCCGGCTCGGCGATGATGGTCACGCTGATCGCGCTGTTCCCGCAGAACACCGAGCTGTTCCTGCCCAGCCTGGCGCTGTGGGTGGGCCTGTGCTCGGCCGGGGCCATGCGCTACCGCACCTTTCGCGCCTATGGGTTCGTGCTGGCCGGCTACACCGCCGCGATGATCGGCTTGCCGGTGCTGCAGCACCCGGACCAGGCGTTCATGGCGGCGGTGTGGCGCCTGCTGGAGATTTCCCTGGGTATCCTCGTCTCCACCCTGGTCAGTGCCGCGATCCTGCCGCAATCGGCCAGCGCGGCCATGCGCCACGCGCTCTACCAGCGCTTCGGCGTGTACGCCGGGGTGATGGTCGAAGCCTTGCGCGGCCACAGCGAGCGCGCCCAGCTCGAGACCCGCAACGTGCGCTTCATCGCCGAGGCCGTGGGGTTGGAAAGCCTGCGCAACGTCACCGCCTTCGAAGACCCGCACATGCGCCGCCGCTCCGGCCGGCTGATGCGCATGAACAGCGAGTTCATGGCCATCACCACCCGTTTCAACGCGCTGCACCGGCTGCTGGAGCGGCTGCGGGCGCGCGGGCCTGCGCAGATCGTCGTGGCCATCGAGCCAGGCGTGCAGACCCTGGTGGCGTTGCTCGAACCCTACGTGAACCGCTACCTGACCGACCCTGACGCCCTGCGCCTGACCCTGGAACTGGCCGCCTACAAGGACGGCCTGCAAACCCAGGTACGCAGCCTGCGCGCTGCGTACCTGGAGACGTCACCCAGCGAAGCCGACCTGCTGGATTTCCACACCACCTACGAGCTGCTCTATCGCCTGATCGACGAGCTCTACAGCTACGCCCAGACCCACGCGTCGCTGGCGGCGCACAACCACGAGCGCGAACGCTGGGACGAGCCCTACGTGGCCCAGACCAGTTGGCTGGTGTCGCTGGCCGCCGGGGTGCGCGGCGCTGCCGTGCTGTTGCTGCTGGGCAGCTATTGGCTGCTCAGCGACTGGCCCAGCGGCGCCATGATGACCTTGGTCGCCACGGTCACCGCCGGGCTCTCGGCGGCCTCGCCCAACCCGCGGCGGATGGCGTTCCAGATGGCCTGCGGCACCTTGCTCGGCGCCTTCATCGGCTTCTTCGAAACCTTCTTCGTATTCCCCTGGATCGACGGCTTCACCCTGCTGTGCCTGGTGCTGGCGCCGGTGTTCGCGCTCGGTGCGTTTCTCGCCTCGCGCCCGGCCTATGCCGGCTACGGGGTCGGCCTGCTGGTGTTCTTCTCGATCGGCTCGGTGCCGAACAACCTCACGGTCTACGACCCGTACAGCTTCATCAACGACTACCTGGGCATGGTCATCGGCATGCTGGTGTGCGCTGCGGCCGGGGCGATCATCCTGCCGCCGAACAGCCGCTGGCTGTGGAGCCGCTTGCAGCAGGCGCTGCGCGAGCAGGTGCTGTTCGCCATCGGCGGGCGCCTGCGCGGCCTGGGGTCGGCGTTCGAGAGCCGCACCCGCGACCTGCTGCACCAGGCCTACGGTCTGGCCGCTGGCAAGCCGCAGGTGCAGGCCGAACTGATGGACTGGATGTTCGTGGTGTCGGAGGTCGGCCACGCCATCATCGAGTTGCGCAAGGAGCAGGCTAACGCCCCGGTGCACCCGGCCTACGCCGAGTCGCAGGCGTGGCGCCAGGCGATCCGGGTGATGGGCCGGGCCTTGGCGCGGCTGTTCCTGCAACCCAGTGCCGCCAACCACGAGCGTGCGCTGGTGGCCGTGGATCACGCCATCAGCCGCGTGCAGGCCACCGACGAACCGTTCGCCCGGCACTTCGACACCTCGGTGCTGCGCCGCGCCCAGAGTTACCTGCACTTCATCCGCAGCTCCCTGCTCGACCCCCAGTCACCCCTGGCCCCGGCCAAAGGATTGCACCATGCCCCGTGA
- a CDS encoding efflux transporter outer membrane subunit encodes MPRRHLGAFRTLSACALSLTLSGCIATLGIAPQSHTLQPNELSIDHAIGAAAQDAAWPAQQWWRAYRDPQLDRWIELALAGSPTLAMAAARVRQARSMAGVVESREQLQGDGALTLKRHNWPDDQFYGPGALSGANTWDNDAHLGLRYALDLWGAERNASEQAVDQAHVRVAEARQAALELQNNVVRAYIDLSLQFARRDIVAAELAQQQQILDLAQRRLAAGIGTHLEVSQAEAPLPETHRQLDGLDEAIALGRNQLAALAGKGPGEGARLARPSLSLAAPLALPSALPAELIGQRPDVVASRWQVQAQARGIDVAHAAFFPNVDLVGGLGFMATGGGPLAFLSGRKFSYNVGPAISLPIFDGGRLRAQLGAASAEYDLAVAHYNATVIDALKAVSDRLIRRESLQQQARFATESVAAAQKTYDMATLAFQRGLTDYLDVLNAQTLLFRQQQVQQQVQAARLSVHADLVTALGGGLGAGADVPSEPPR; translated from the coding sequence GTGCCGCGTCGCCACCTCGGAGCGTTTCGAACGCTCAGTGCCTGTGCCCTCAGTCTGACCTTGAGCGGCTGCATCGCCACCTTGGGCATCGCCCCGCAAAGCCACACCCTGCAACCCAATGAACTGAGCATCGACCACGCCATCGGCGCGGCCGCACAGGACGCCGCCTGGCCCGCCCAGCAGTGGTGGCGAGCCTACCGCGATCCGCAACTGGACCGCTGGATCGAACTGGCCCTGGCCGGCAGTCCGACCCTGGCCATGGCCGCCGCCCGTGTGCGTCAGGCCCGGTCCATGGCGGGCGTGGTCGAATCGCGCGAGCAACTTCAGGGCGATGGCGCGCTCACCCTCAAGCGCCACAACTGGCCGGACGATCAGTTCTATGGCCCCGGCGCGCTGTCCGGCGCCAACACCTGGGACAACGATGCCCACCTCGGCCTGCGCTACGCCCTGGACCTGTGGGGCGCCGAGCGCAACGCCAGCGAGCAGGCCGTGGACCAGGCCCACGTGCGCGTCGCCGAAGCCCGGCAGGCGGCCCTGGAGCTGCAGAACAATGTGGTGCGTGCCTACATCGACCTGAGCCTGCAGTTCGCCCGGCGCGACATCGTCGCCGCCGAGCTGGCCCAGCAGCAGCAGATTCTCGACCTGGCCCAGCGTCGCCTGGCCGCCGGTATCGGTACCCACCTGGAAGTGAGCCAGGCCGAGGCGCCGCTGCCGGAAACCCATCGCCAGCTCGACGGCCTCGACGAGGCCATCGCCTTGGGTCGCAACCAACTGGCGGCGCTGGCCGGCAAAGGGCCGGGGGAGGGCGCCCGCCTGGCGCGGCCGAGCCTGTCGCTGGCCGCGCCGCTGGCCTTGCCGTCGGCGTTGCCCGCCGAGCTGATCGGCCAGCGCCCGGATGTGGTCGCCAGCCGCTGGCAGGTGCAAGCCCAGGCCCGGGGTATCGATGTGGCCCACGCCGCGTTCTTCCCCAATGTCGACCTGGTCGGCGGCCTGGGTTTCATGGCCACTGGCGGTGGCCCGCTGGCGTTTCTCAGCGGCCGCAAGTTCAGCTACAACGTGGGCCCTGCCATCAGCCTGCCGATCTTCGACGGCGGCCGCCTGCGCGCGCAGTTGGGCGCGGCCTCGGCCGAGTACGACCTGGCAGTGGCGCACTACAACGCCACGGTGATCGACGCCTTGAAAGCGGTGTCCGATCGACTGATCCGCCGCGAGTCGTTGCAGCAGCAGGCGCGTTTTGCCACCGAGTCGGTCGCCGCCGCGCAGAAGACCTACGACATGGCCACCCTGGCGTTCCAGCGCGGGCTCACCGATTACCTCGATGTGCTCAATGCCCAGACCCTGCTGTTTCGCCAGCAGCAGGTGCAGCAGCAGGTGCAGGCCGCGCGCCTGAGCGTGCATGCCGACCTGGTCACCGCGCTGGGTGGCGGGCTGGGCGCCGGCGCTGATGTGCCGTCGGAGCCGCCGCGATGA